The DNA segment AAGCCGTCCCCAGCCACATTCCGCCTGCCATTTCATCAAGACTTAGCAGAGGGAGTGTGAATGTGAAAATACCGATTCCGACTGACGCTATAAATGTAGCAGTAATCAGAAGTGGAATCTGGAATTGTTTTAGCTTTTGGCTACGCTTCGAATTATGAATAAGCATGATTCTTCAAACAGATCCGGAATTTGGTATGGTGCTAGAAATTCGGTGCGGATCGCTCCGACAATATTACCATAAATAAGAAAGGATGTTTGCGGAAGAGGAAGTTGTTTTATGGAACCGTCCTCCATACCTTTTTTCAGATAAGTTTCAATTTGATCAATAAGTCTTTGGAATTTTGCAGCGATTTCGTGTCTGTCCAGTTGCGGATTTTCGTCACTAAACGGTGAGCATCTGAGCAGAGCCGGAAAAGTTGTTCTATGTGCCATTGTAAAATCAAAATAGGATTCAACAAATATTCTTAAAGCATTTAAACCGTTTTCCGCCTTATCTGCTTTTTGGGTGAAAAGAGTCAGCATCTGGTCTATCAGTGCTTCTCCTGATTCAAGGAACAGATGGTCTTTATTTCCGAAGTAGTGAGAGACCAGTCCTGAAGCTACGCCGGCATGGTCAGCAATCATTTTGAGAGTGGTGCCTGTGAAGCCGTGAATTCCGAATTGTTCTTGTGCTGCGAGGAGGATCTTTTGTTTTTTGGTCATCTCTGCGAGGCTCCAAAGTTTTTAAAGCATGTTTGAAGTGAAACTGAATTGCTGATACAGATATTTGTGAAAACTGTCCAAAAGGATTCAAGGCCAGTGGTTAAATAAATGTGTACTTAATGTGATTAATCCTCAAATTAAAATTTAACAAGGTTGTAAATTAGATAATTGTGAAGTCATGAGAAAAAAATAGAGGCTGACAATAATATTTTGATAGTTTATTGTGTCAATAAAAACAAATAAAGCTGTTTATTTTTAGTAGCATATCTCTTCAGTGATACTAATTTCAAAAAAGTAGCATTTATGCGTTCTGCAAAAAACACGAGAGTTGTCAATATTTTTCTCAATATTGATTGACCAGCCAATTAAGGAGTGATATTAGTCAAATCAGATGAAGGAAGCAAGCGACTTAAGTCGTTGCAATTGACAAGCAGAGTTGAGAGTTTTGTGATTCTGGTCCTTTTTAAATTCTTTCCGGGAATCGTAGGAAATAGCTCCTGAGTGAGTTTGCTTTTTGAGACGATTTTTGGGAAGGCGGAGGATGTATGCCAGTTGGAAGTCAAAACATGATCAGCGTGTCCGGTCTAACCCGTTTTAGGCCGAAGCGACAAAATGAAATGCAGAATAGCTCAATGCTTAATTTTGCTTTCGGTGCCTTTTTTTTGTCTGCTTCTTTATCTTCTTCTATCATGCCTTTTTTCGCCTTTCTAAAAAATATATATAGACCTGTTTCGCTTCAAGCGTTTATTCTTAAAGGGTCTTTCTTGCGCATCAAATCCATTTTCAATCACTTCTTTCGCACAAACTCATTCCGATTAATTCATTTACTTCACAGAGATCTATTTTCAGATATTTTCCTGACATCAAATTATAAAGTATTTTCCTTTCGAGGGATTAGGTATTTTAAACCGGGCTGTTAGCTCGGTTTCTAGAGAGGTCTTGCCATCTCTTTAGAGTGTTTGAGTGCGGGACAAGGCTGTATGCAGACGAGTGGTCTGTGGCAGATTTGTACCACTGTAATCAGGCTGATGAGGTCATGTTGGTAGTCCATTAATGCGGGAGTAGTTCCGTCAAAGGAGGATGATTATGGCTTTAGATGTATCCCTGCACGGTGTGCGGCCGGGAAAACGAGATGCGGTTCTTGATTGGCTGCAAATGCTTACCGGTGTCGGATTGGTTGCCTTTATGTGGTGTCATATGTTGCTGGTTTCTTCGGTTGTAATATCACCGAAGGTTATGGATGCTATTGCCGGCTTCTTTGAATACACGTATATGGCTCAAGTTGGTGGCCCTTTGATTTTCTTGACTTTTCTGCTACATTTTGTGCTGGCAGCAAGAAAAATACCTTTCCGTTCCGACGGTCAGGCTGCCATTTGGCAGCATGCAAAAATGCTGAAACACCGTGACACATGGCTCTGGGTTGTTCAGGCCGTAACTGCCATGATTATTCTTGTCATGGGCGCTATCCATATGTGGGTGGTCCTGAATGATCTTCCAATCACCGCTGCAAAATCAGCAGCTCGTATGTCCGAGGGATGGTGGTTGTTATTTTATCTTATCCTTCTGCCTTGTGCCGAACTGCATGTCAGCATCGGTTTCTATCGCATCGGCGTTAAGTGGGGAGTTATCAAGACCGAGGGAAGAGCAAAAGCTAAGAGACTTGAGTTCCTTCTCTTTTCCATCTTCATGGTTATCGGCATCATCACTCTGATCAGGTTCGTAACTTTAAGTTAAACGGGGTTCTTAAATGCAAACATATTACTCTGATCTCCTTGTCATCGGCGCCGGACTGGCGGGCGAGCGAGTGGCTGTTGAAGCCGCACAGGAAGGTTTTGACGTAATCTGCCTTTCCATTGTTCCTGCCCGCAGATCTCATTCTTCTGCGGCTCAGGGTGGAATGCAGGCCGCGCTCGGCAACTGTGTCAAAGGGGAAGGCGATAGCGTAGACGTTCACTTTGGTGATACTGTCCGCGGTTCTGACTGGGGTTGTGATCAGGAAGTGGCAAGACTTTTTGCGGATGCCGCACCTATTGAAATGAGACGTCTGGCTCATTGGGGAGTGCCCTGGAACAGAGTTGTTCCCGGAAAGTCTTTCTACTTTAAGGGCGGAGAAAAATTTGACAAAGAAGAGAAAGAAGAGAAACGCGGTCTAATCACTGCACGTTCTTTCGGCGGAACCGCTAAATGGCGTACCTGCTATACTTCTGACGGAACCGGCCATGCTGTTATGTGTACTATGGATAACAGGTGTGCCCAGCTTGGAATTACTGTTCTTGACCGCAAAGAAGCAATTTCTTTGATTCATGACGGTGATACCTGTACCGGCGCAGTTGTTCGCTGCCTGCGTACCGGAGAACTGGAAGTTTACCTTTCCAAATCAACTGCAATTTGTACCGGCGGTTTCGGCCGTATCTATAAAGCCACTACCAACGCAGTAATCTGTGACGGTGGCGGACATATTATCGCTCACGATACAGGTGTTGTTCCTATCGGGAATCCTGAAGCTATTCAGTTTCATCCCACCGGA comes from the Maridesulfovibrio ferrireducens genome and includes:
- a CDS encoding TetR/AcrR family transcriptional regulator; the protein is MTKKQKILLAAQEQFGIHGFTGTTLKMIADHAGVASGLVSHYFGNKDHLFLESGEALIDQMLTLFTQKADKAENGLNALRIFVESYFDFTMAHRTTFPALLRCSPFSDENPQLDRHEIAAKFQRLIDQIETYLKKGMEDGSIKQLPLPQTSFLIYGNIVGAIRTEFLAPYQIPDLFEESCLFIIRSVAKS
- a CDS encoding succinate dehydrogenase/fumarate reductase cytochrome b subunit, whose translation is MALDVSLHGVRPGKRDAVLDWLQMLTGVGLVAFMWCHMLLVSSVVISPKVMDAIAGFFEYTYMAQVGGPLIFLTFLLHFVLAARKIPFRSDGQAAIWQHAKMLKHRDTWLWVVQAVTAMIILVMGAIHMWVVLNDLPITAAKSAARMSEGWWLLFYLILLPCAELHVSIGFYRIGVKWGVIKTEGRAKAKRLEFLLFSIFMVIGIITLIRFVTLS